In Campylobacter sp. VBCF_01 NA2, one DNA window encodes the following:
- a CDS encoding NifS family cysteine desulfurase — translation MERVYLDNNATTMVDPEVFEAMKPYFCEKFGNPNSLHSFGSETHPALRRAMDELYEGIGAADADDIVITSCATESNNWVLKGIYYDKILSGEKDNIIISSVEHPAISATCEFLERVCGVKIIRLGVDSNGLISLDELREKINDKTALVSVMWANNETGTIFPVKQIADIAHEFGALYHTDAVQAMGKIPVNVRAAGVDFLSLSGHKFHAPKGVGALYIKDSKPLTSLLHGGEHMGGRRSGTLNVASIVGLGKAMELANKFMAFENSHVKRLRDKLEDALLEIPHVYVVGEREIRVPNTILASIQGVEGEAMLWDLNKAGIAASTGSACASEALENNPIMEAIGADKELAHTALRLSLSRFNTEAEIDYAIEHISKAITRLRGISSTFAYAPQGYQK, via the coding sequence ATGGAGCGTGTTTATTTAGACAATAACGCTACAACTATGGTTGATCCCGAAGTTTTTGAGGCGATGAAGCCATATTTTTGTGAAAAATTTGGAAACCCAAATTCACTTCATAGCTTCGGTAGCGAAACCCACCCAGCTCTAAGGCGGGCTATGGACGAGCTATACGAGGGGATTGGCGCAGCAGACGCGGACGATATCGTCATTACAAGCTGCGCGACAGAGAGCAACAACTGGGTTTTAAAAGGGATTTATTACGACAAAATTTTATCAGGCGAAAAGGACAATATCATAATCAGCTCTGTCGAGCACCCAGCTATCAGCGCGACCTGTGAGTTTTTGGAGCGAGTGTGCGGGGTAAAAATCATCAGGCTAGGCGTGGATAGCAATGGCTTAATCAGCCTAGATGAACTAAGAGAGAAAATCAACGACAAAACAGCCCTTGTTAGCGTAATGTGGGCAAACAACGAAACAGGCACGATTTTCCCTGTAAAGCAAATCGCAGATATCGCGCACGAATTTGGCGCACTTTATCACACAGACGCTGTGCAAGCAATGGGAAAAATCCCTGTAAATGTGCGCGCAGCAGGCGTGGATTTTTTAAGCCTTTCTGGACATAAATTTCACGCTCCAAAGGGCGTTGGCGCGCTATATATCAAAGATAGCAAACCACTTACTAGCCTGCTTCATGGTGGCGAACACATGGGCGGTCGCAGATCTGGCACGCTAAATGTCGCTAGCATAGTGGGACTTGGCAAGGCAATGGAGTTAGCGAATAAATTTATGGCTTTTGAAAATTCGCATGTCAAAAGGCTACGCGATAAATTAGAGGACGCTTTGCTTGAAATTCCACATGTCTATGTCGTGGGAGAGCGCGAAATTCGCGTGCCAAATACGATTTTAGCCTCGATTCAAGGCGTAGAGGGCGAGGCTATGCTTTGGGATTTGAACAAAGCAGGAATCGCTGCTAGCACGGGCTCAGCATGCGCTAGCGAAGCACTAGAAAACAACCCGATCATGGAAGCAATCGGCGCAGATAAAGAGCTAGCTCACACAGCGCTTCGTTTATCTCTTTCTCGCTTTAATACAGAGGCTGAGATTGATTATGCCATAGAGCATATCAGCAAGGCAATCACCAGACTTCGCGGGATTTCTAGCACATTTGCTTACGCCCCACAAGGTTATCAAAAATAA
- a CDS encoding iron-sulfur cluster assembly scaffold protein, with the protein MAKNDLINGSIWEQYSNKVQDRMNNPKFMGEITEEEATARGAKLIVADFGAESCGDAVRLYWLIDPATDIIIDAKFKSFGCGTAIASSDTMAALCIGKTVDQAVKITNLDVERDMRDTPDEPAVPPQKMHCSVMAYDVIKAAAAKYKGIDPEHFEDEIIVCECARVSLGTIKEVIKLNDLKTVEQITQYTKAGAFCKSCIKPGGHEAREYYLEDILKQTREEMELEKLQAQAGACASSGTAPEAKLSFEELNLIGKFKAVEAILDSDIRPMLQMDGGNLDVIDIKPSDDGKTDIYIRYLGACSGCASGAGATLYAIEAVLKDNLSENIRVMPI; encoded by the coding sequence ATGGCAAAAAACGATTTAATAAATGGTTCGATTTGGGAGCAATACTCAAACAAGGTTCAAGATCGCATGAACAACCCTAAATTTATGGGCGAAATCACAGAGGAGGAGGCCACTGCGCGCGGTGCGAAGCTAATCGTGGCTGATTTTGGCGCAGAGAGCTGTGGGGACGCTGTGAGATTATACTGGCTCATCGACCCTGCTACTGACATTATCATTGACGCTAAATTTAAAAGCTTTGGCTGTGGCACGGCAATCGCTAGTAGCGACACTATGGCAGCGCTTTGTATCGGCAAAACCGTCGATCAAGCTGTAAAGATTACAAATTTAGATGTCGAGCGCGATATGCGCGATACCCCTGACGAGCCGGCTGTCCCACCACAAAAAATGCACTGCTCAGTAATGGCGTATGATGTCATCAAAGCAGCTGCGGCAAAATACAAAGGCATAGATCCTGAGCATTTCGAAGATGAGATTATCGTGTGCGAGTGCGCTAGGGTGAGCCTTGGCACGATAAAAGAGGTGATTAAGCTAAATGATTTAAAAACCGTCGAGCAAATCACACAATACACAAAGGCTGGCGCGTTTTGCAAATCTTGCATTAAGCCCGGCGGACACGAGGCTAGGGAGTATTATTTAGAGGATATTTTAAAGCAAACAAGAGAGGAAATGGAGCTAGAAAAACTCCAAGCCCAAGCCGGTGCGTGTGCGAGTTCTGGCACGGCGCCAGAGGCGAAACTAAGCTTTGAAGAGCTAAATTTAATCGGTAAATTTAAAGCGGTCGAGGCGATACTTGATAGCGATATTCGCCCAATGCTTCAAATGGACGGCGGAAATCTCGATGTCATCGACATCAAACCAAGCGATGATGGCAAAACTGACATTTATATTCGCTATCTGGGTGCGTGCTCAGGGTGCGCTAGTGGCGCAGGCGCGACGCTATATGCGATCGAGGCGGTTTTGAAGGATAATCTAAGCGAAAATATCCGCGTAATGCCGATTTGA
- a CDS encoding SapC family protein — protein sequence MRPVILDSVKHADLKYHADAIPNEPFVPVIAPEVPACSDKLVIVFTNEPEPKMVALLGRSKNLLIDKSYKGMVPSAIQNYPFFLAKIEDRMVICFDEDAKQIKGEGEALFEEGKPTQFLENLKSVMKNYWELNAITSEAAKELKEAGVLEAKELNIQKDGETITLLNGFLILNREKLLSLDDKKLAEFARKGYLELAFFHLKSLSNLQTLGDKIMAKDAPKSN from the coding sequence ATGAGACCAGTTATACTCGATAGCGTAAAACATGCAGATCTAAAATATCACGCAGACGCGATTCCAAACGAGCCGTTTGTGCCTGTAATCGCGCCTGAGGTTCCAGCGTGTTCTGATAAATTAGTCATCGTTTTTACAAACGAGCCTGAGCCAAAAATGGTAGCACTTCTAGGCCGTTCAAAAAACCTTTTAATCGACAAAAGCTACAAAGGCATGGTGCCATCAGCTATCCAAAACTACCCATTTTTCCTAGCTAAAATCGAAGATCGCATGGTGATTTGCTTCGATGAGGACGCCAAACAAATCAAAGGCGAGGGCGAGGCGCTGTTTGAAGAGGGCAAACCAACGCAGTTTTTGGAAAATTTGAAAAGCGTAATGAAAAACTACTGGGAGCTAAACGCCATTACTAGCGAGGCTGCAAAAGAGCTAAAAGAGGCTGGCGTTTTGGAAGCAAAAGAGCTAAATATCCAAAAAGACGGCGAGACGATTACGCTATTAAACGGCTTTTTGATACTAAACCGCGAGAAACTTTTGAGCCTAGATGATAAAAAACTAGCCGAATTTGCGCGCAAAGGCTATTTGGAGCTAGCGTTTTTCCACCTAAAAAGCCTAAGCAATCTACAAACCCTAGGCGATAAAATCATGGCAAAAGACGCGCCAAAAAGCAATTAA
- a CDS encoding NifU family protein: protein MIPFSDEELLNPVKASLDTIRPMLQNDGGDMELRGIKNGVVYVTLTGHCHGCAASGQTLKFGVERQLRMDIHPELSVVNIPQGENFEL from the coding sequence ATGATACCATTTAGCGATGAAGAGCTTTTAAATCCTGTCAAGGCTAGCCTCGATACTATCCGCCCAATGCTACAAAACGACGGCGGTGATATGGAGCTTCGTGGCATTAAAAACGGCGTTGTGTATGTTACGCTCACAGGACATTGTCATGGTTGCGCTGCTAGCGGACAGACGCTGAAATTTGGCGTAGAAAGACAGCTTCGTATGGATATCCACCCAGAACTTAGCGTCGTAAATATCCCACAAGGCGAGAATTTTGAGCTATAA
- a CDS encoding histidine kinase — protein MSYKSKGLNALKSGKFEFAKTFFALAQEQKPSDELLFLIELCDLGLSEPEEALMLYEFYTLKPKPKPSVLFRILNSINEKIVKKNAEISKKFSDEAEGIDAILYKDFMRVVKESGSFKNVFESVIFSSKIAVENKDEMIEFLQNLLANGFDEICINYIEASSEHFAGDLRLDEIIKKIKNENRD, from the coding sequence TTGAGCTATAAATCAAAAGGGCTAAACGCCCTAAAATCTGGCAAATTTGAGTTTGCTAAAACATTTTTTGCCTTAGCGCAAGAGCAAAAACCAAGCGATGAGCTTTTGTTTTTAATCGAGCTTTGCGATTTGGGGCTTAGCGAGCCAGAAGAGGCCTTGATGCTGTATGAATTTTATACCCTAAAACCTAAGCCAAAACCTAGCGTTTTGTTTCGAATTTTAAACTCAATTAACGAAAAAATTGTTAAGAAAAATGCTGAAATTTCAAAGAAATTTTCAGATGAGGCTGAGGGGATAGACGCGATTTTATACAAAGATTTCATGCGTGTTGTAAAGGAGAGCGGAAGCTTTAAAAATGTCTTTGAGAGCGTGATTTTCTCGTCAAAAATCGCGGTTGAGAACAAAGACGAGATGATCGAGTTTTTGCAAAATTTGCTTGCAAATGGATTTGATGAAATTTGCATTAATTATATCGAGGCGAGTTCGGAGCATTTCGCTGGGGATTTGCGCCTAGATGAGATTATAAAAAAGATAAAAAATGAAAATAGGGATTAA
- a CDS encoding UDP-N-acetylmuramoyl-L-alanyl-D-glutamate--2,6-diaminopimelate ligase: protein MKIGIKNSFITDNSGECESGCYFVQTSANAKFSAQAEQNGAQIISISEAKALLGIDEGIKIVGITGTNGKTTTAALIYSMLLDLGYSVGLCGTRGAFINDKRIDEKGLTTSSVFKTMSYLWEASKQKCEFFVMEVSSHAIAQNRIEGLNFALKIFTNLSQDHLDYHKTMEEYAAVKSSFFADESAKLINKDDGHIEFNLKNALTYGVKNPATFSVLAYSVKGAIDAMIKTPNGEFEISSELIGEFNLYNALAAFGAVKMLTNKNEKDIAGALSNFAGVEGRVQVVAKNPLVIVDFAHTPDGLEKVLNALKDNELIVVFGAGGDRDPLKRPLMGAMVEHFAKFAIITSDNPRSEDPEKIIAQIEEGMRDKEKITKIADRKEAIKKAINLAQNGEVVVILGKGDETYQEIKGVKYPFSDKDVVLEILKEQK, encoded by the coding sequence ATGAAAATAGGGATTAAAAATAGTTTTATCACCGATAATTCGGGCGAGTGCGAGAGCGGGTGCTATTTTGTGCAAACTAGCGCAAATGCCAAATTTAGCGCACAAGCCGAGCAAAACGGCGCACAAATCATTTCTATTAGCGAAGCAAAGGCGCTTTTAGGGATTGATGAGGGTATTAAAATCGTAGGCATTACCGGCACCAACGGCAAGACCACGACCGCTGCGCTGATTTATTCTATGCTTTTGGATTTGGGGTATTCTGTGGGGCTGTGTGGCACCAGAGGGGCTTTCATAAACGATAAAAGAATCGATGAAAAGGGGCTTACGACAAGCTCTGTTTTTAAAACAATGAGTTATTTATGGGAGGCTAGCAAACAAAAGTGCGAATTTTTCGTCATGGAGGTTAGCTCTCACGCAATCGCGCAAAACCGCATTGAGGGGCTAAATTTCGCGCTTAAAATTTTTACAAATTTAAGCCAAGATCATTTGGATTATCACAAAACTATGGAAGAATATGCCGCGGTAAAAAGCTCGTTTTTCGCCGATGAGAGCGCAAAGCTTATCAACAAAGACGACGGCCATATCGAATTTAACCTAAAAAATGCCCTAACTTATGGCGTGAAAAATCCAGCCACTTTTAGCGTGCTAGCTTACAGCGTAAAAGGCGCAATCGACGCTATGATAAAAACCCCAAATGGCGAGTTTGAAATTTCTAGCGAATTAATCGGCGAATTTAACCTTTACAACGCCCTAGCAGCCTTTGGCGCAGTCAAAATGCTAACTAATAAAAACGAAAAAGATATCGCGGGGGCTTTGTCGAATTTCGCAGGGGTTGAGGGCAGGGTGCAAGTAGTAGCCAAAAACCCCCTTGTCATCGTGGATTTCGCGCACACGCCAGATGGGCTCGAAAAGGTGTTAAATGCGCTCAAAGATAACGAACTAATCGTGGTTTTTGGCGCAGGTGGCGACAGAGATCCTCTAAAACGCCCATTAATGGGGGCTATGGTGGAGCATTTCGCTAAATTTGCAATCATCACTAGCGATAATCCACGAAGCGAAGACCCCGAAAAAATCATAGCTCAAATCGAAGAGGGCATGCGAGATAAAGAAAAAATCACAAAAATCGCAGATCGCAAAGAGGCGATTAAAAAGGCGATAAATTTGGCGCAAAATGGCGAAGTGGTCGTGATTTTGGGCAAGGGCGATGAAACATACCAAGAGATAAAGGGCGTAAAATATCCATTTAGCGATAAAGATGTCGTTTTAGAGATTTTAAAGGAGCAAAAATGA
- the panD gene encoding aspartate 1-decarboxylase has translation MKITMLQSKIHRARVTDANLNYVGSITIDKELLKASGMIEFQKVEILNINNGERFSTYIIEGEKKGEICLNGAAARKVCVGDVVIIVSYADMKPEEAKKFRPKIVHVNEKNEIVE, from the coding sequence ATGAAAATAACAATGCTTCAAAGCAAAATTCACAGAGCCCGTGTAACGGACGCAAATCTAAATTATGTTGGCTCGATTACGATTGATAAAGAGCTTTTAAAAGCTAGCGGTATGATTGAGTTTCAAAAGGTTGAAATTTTAAATATCAACAACGGTGAGCGATTTAGCACATATATCATCGAGGGCGAGAAAAAGGGCGAGATTTGCCTAAATGGCGCGGCTGCGCGCAAAGTTTGCGTAGGCGATGTGGTAATCATAGTAAGTTATGCTGATATGAAACCTGAGGAAGCGAAAAAATTCAGGCCAAAAATCGTGCATGTAAATGAAAAAAACGAGATTGTGGAGTAA
- a CDS encoding YbaB/EbfC family nucleoid-associated protein: MFEGMDFSKMGEMIEQMQEKAKQIQEENAKKEFSVKVGAGMVAIKINGAGEVLDVEIDDSLLEDKDSLQILLISAINDAVKLIENEKKNAATAMLGGLGGLGGFGAN; this comes from the coding sequence ATGTTTGAGGGAATGGATTTTTCTAAAATGGGCGAAATGATCGAGCAAATGCAAGAAAAAGCAAAGCAGATCCAAGAAGAAAACGCCAAAAAAGAATTTAGCGTCAAAGTCGGCGCTGGTATGGTCGCTATCAAAATCAACGGCGCTGGCGAGGTTTTAGATGTGGAGATCGACGATAGCCTTTTGGAGGACAAAGATAGCTTGCAAATTTTGCTAATCTCAGCGATAAATGACGCCGTAAAACTCATAGAAAACGAAAAGAAAAACGCCGCAACTGCCATGCTAGGCGGTCTTGGCGGACTAGGCGGATTTGGCGCGAATTAG
- a CDS encoding polyprenyl synthetase family protein gives MEILKEFKEYLRENPLHAPSFHPYFEEALNYMLGAGGKHFRAQLLLGVVAAINKNKFADALPVAKALEMVHTYSLIHDDLPAMDNADFRRSHQTIHKKYDEVTAILVGDALNTDAFLVISKSNLSAEIKVKCVEILAKNAGSAGMVLGQAIDCYFEKKHLEISDLKFLHLHKTGALIAASFELGAVIAGLGDEKARKFYGVGLNLGLAFQIQDDIIDATQSSQTAGKPTMHDTDKNSFTNLLGVERAKEYKNSLISQIKESMSDESENLQNLVSNLINKYLKG, from the coding sequence ATGGAAATTTTGAAGGAATTTAAAGAGTATTTGCGCGAAAATCCACTCCATGCGCCTAGCTTTCACCCATATTTCGAAGAGGCATTAAATTATATGTTGGGTGCTGGTGGGAAGCATTTTCGCGCTCAACTGCTTCTTGGCGTGGTCGCTGCTATAAATAAAAATAAATTTGCAGACGCCCTGCCTGTCGCAAAAGCCCTAGAAATGGTGCATACATACTCGCTAATCCATGATGATTTACCCGCTATGGACAATGCTGATTTTAGGCGCTCTCATCAAACCATACACAAAAAATACGATGAGGTTACAGCGATACTCGTGGGCGATGCGTTAAATACTGACGCTTTTTTGGTGATTTCTAAGTCAAATTTAAGCGCAGAGATTAAGGTAAAATGCGTTGAAATTTTAGCCAAAAATGCTGGTTCAGCGGGCATGGTTTTGGGTCAAGCGATTGATTGTTATTTTGAGAAAAAACACCTAGAAATATCAGATTTAAAATTTTTGCACCTTCACAAAACAGGCGCCTTAATAGCCGCTTCGTTTGAATTAGGCGCTGTTATTGCGGGTTTGGGCGATGAAAAGGCGAGGAAATTTTATGGCGTCGGGCTAAATTTGGGACTAGCTTTTCAGATACAAGATGACATCATCGACGCCACACAAAGCTCCCAAACCGCAGGAAAGCCTACTATGCACGACACAGATAAAAATTCTTTTACAAATTTACTCGGCGTCGAACGCGCCAAAGAGTATAAAAACTCACTTATTTCGCAAATCAAAGAAAGTATGAGCGATGAGAGTGAAAATTTGCAAAATTTAGTATCAAATTTGATAAACAAATATCTGAAAGGATAA
- the tkt gene encoding transketolase, producing the protein MRSKISNTIKFLSADMIQKANSGHPGTPMGLSDVMSVLMEKLVHNPKNPNWLNRDRLVFSGGHASALVYSYLYLSGYDIALEDLKNFRQLHSKTPGHPEITTPGVEIATGPLGQGVANAVGFAMAAKYAANLLNDENTKVIDHKIYCLCGDGDLEEGISYEACALAGCHSLDNLVIIYDSNKITIDGSTSIAWDEDIKVRFEAQGFEVARIDGHNFDQIEFALDEAKNKTKPYLIIANTAIGKGALELEGSHKTHGAPLGEDLIKRAKEALGFNLDESFSVSEDVLFATRAAVEKGDLAEKLWNEKIANLSAEKKNLLNSLQNPNFDAIQFPDFSGQKVATRDSNGKILNAIAAALPSFIGGSADLAASNKTELKGFGDFPYGKNFHFGIREHSMAAINNAVARYGLFIPFSATFFIFSDYLKNSARMAALMSLRHYFVFTHDSIGVGEDGPTHEPIEQLSTFRAMPNFYTFRPADGNENVECWRAALATNAPAAFVCSRQGLEALPKAVFGEAKNGAYLIKECENADITLVASGSEVGICLKAAALLQSENIRANVVSAPCFELLCEQSEEYRARIFKGKVLAVEAASALEWYKFADEILGMKSFGESAPAGELFKLFGFSDLNVANEAKKLLNR; encoded by the coding sequence ATGAGAAGTAAAATTTCAAACACCATTAAATTTTTGAGTGCGGATATGATCCAAAAGGCTAATTCTGGCCACCCAGGCACTCCTATGGGGCTAAGCGATGTGATGAGCGTGCTTATGGAAAAGCTAGTGCATAATCCAAAAAATCCAAACTGGCTAAACCGCGATCGCCTCGTATTTTCCGGCGGTCATGCAAGTGCTTTGGTGTATAGCTATCTATATTTGAGTGGCTATGATATCGCGCTGGAAGATTTGAAAAATTTCCGTCAGCTCCACTCCAAAACCCCAGGTCACCCAGAAATCACAACCCCTGGCGTAGAAATCGCCACAGGTCCGCTAGGTCAAGGCGTGGCAAACGCTGTGGGCTTTGCAATGGCGGCAAAATACGCTGCAAATTTGCTAAATGACGAAAACACAAAGGTAATCGATCATAAAATTTACTGCCTTTGCGGGGACGGCGATTTAGAGGAAGGTATCAGCTACGAAGCATGTGCGCTGGCAGGTTGCCACAGCCTAGATAATCTCGTCATTATCTACGATAGCAACAAAATCACGATTGATGGCTCAACTTCGATTGCATGGGACGAGGATATCAAGGTTCGCTTCGAAGCCCAAGGTTTCGAGGTGGCTCGCATAGACGGACACAATTTCGACCAAATCGAATTTGCCCTAGACGAGGCCAAAAACAAAACCAAACCATACCTAATCATCGCAAATACCGCTATTGGCAAGGGCGCATTAGAGCTAGAAGGTAGCCACAAAACTCACGGCGCACCTTTGGGCGAGGATCTCATAAAAAGAGCCAAAGAGGCACTGGGCTTTAACCTTGATGAGAGTTTTAGCGTGAGCGAAGATGTGCTTTTTGCCACTCGCGCAGCCGTAGAAAAGGGCGATTTGGCTGAGAAACTATGGAACGAAAAAATCGCAAATTTAAGCGCAGAAAAGAAAAATTTATTAAACTCACTTCAAAATCCAAATTTTGACGCTATACAATTCCCTGATTTTAGCGGTCAAAAGGTCGCCACGCGCGATAGCAATGGCAAAATTTTAAACGCAATCGCGGCTGCGCTTCCTAGCTTCATAGGCGGAAGCGCAGATCTTGCGGCGTCGAATAAAACAGAGCTTAAAGGTTTTGGCGACTTCCCGTATGGCAAAAATTTCCACTTCGGGATCCGCGAACACTCAATGGCTGCGATAAACAACGCAGTGGCTAGATATGGGCTGTTTATCCCATTTTCTGCGACATTTTTTATTTTTAGCGACTATCTCAAAAACAGCGCTAGAATGGCGGCACTTATGAGCCTAAGGCACTATTTCGTTTTCACTCACGATAGTATCGGCGTAGGCGAGGACGGCCCGACTCACGAGCCAATCGAGCAACTCTCAACCTTCCGCGCAATGCCGAATTTCTACACCTTCCGTCCAGCTGACGGCAACGAAAATGTAGAGTGCTGGCGCGCAGCACTGGCCACAAACGCCCCTGCTGCCTTTGTTTGCTCGCGCCAAGGCTTGGAAGCTTTGCCAAAGGCTGTATTTGGCGAGGCAAAAAACGGCGCGTATTTGATCAAAGAGTGCGAAAACGCCGATATCACGCTAGTAGCTAGCGGTAGCGAAGTAGGAATCTGCCTAAAAGCCGCCGCGCTTTTACAAAGCGAAAATATCAGAGCAAATGTCGTTAGTGCGCCTTGTTTCGAGCTTTTGTGCGAACAAAGTGAAGAATACAGGGCTAGAATTTTCAAAGGCAAAGTCCTAGCTGTCGAGGCTGCAAGCGCGCTAGAATGGTATAAATTCGCTGATGAAATTTTAGGTATGAAGAGCTTTGGCGAGAGCGCACCAGCTGGCGAGCTATTCAAACTTTTCGGTTTTAGCGATCTAAATGTCGCAAACGAAGCGAAAAAACTTCTAAATAGATAA
- a CDS encoding glycine zipper 2TM domain-containing protein, translating into MKKSLLSLSVVAMIALSGCSNKSETLGPDVYDEHGLNQEQNAKTIQILSIVPAKVRVDNTENKRLAQAAGGVVGAVGGAVLGHKMGGRHETGGAVAGGAIGGVLGAGAGSMVSDTKVIDAVTITYKDGKSLKSSTQAGRVCQYANGEALMISSYSGETRIQPNAVCAD; encoded by the coding sequence ATGAAAAAATCTCTACTTAGCCTTAGCGTAGTTGCGATGATTGCGCTTAGCGGTTGCTCTAACAAATCAGAAACTTTGGGACCTGATGTCTATGACGAGCATGGATTAAACCAAGAACAAAACGCCAAAACTATCCAAATTCTCTCAATCGTCCCAGCCAAGGTCAGGGTCGATAATACTGAAAACAAACGCTTAGCCCAAGCCGCAGGTGGCGTAGTAGGCGCTGTGGGCGGAGCTGTGCTAGGTCATAAAATGGGCGGTCGCCACGAAACAGGCGGAGCTGTGGCTGGTGGCGCGATAGGTGGCGTGCTAGGAGCAGGAGCAGGATCGATGGTAAGCGATACCAAGGTAATCGACGCCGTGACAATCACATATAAAGATGGCAAATCGCTTAAAAGCTCGACACAAGCAGGTCGCGTGTGCCAGTATGCTAATGGCGAAGCGCTGATGATTTCATCATACTCTGGCGAGACGAGAATCCAGCCAAACGCGGTGTGCGCTGATTAA
- a CDS encoding AI-2E family transporter — MKLQMSLISAACVVIIIAGLKAAGSIIVPFLLAIFITVLISPLMLSIQKLRVGRLFSFLIVVLGFLGVMGFMGDIVFKAVREFSAQLPELGAKFNQVLGGAQERLNNYGIDFDLASLGAEPSEMVSRATAVAKKTGGIVSTGFFVFILVSFMVFESSVIDAKIKYFSARNRGMHKFMKKFAPSLKKYLLIKTISSATTGALIGLCLWLLGVPYAALWGIVAFMLNYIPTIGSIIAVFPTLFVTLATMDLSVSIWVVAIYLIINVVIGNIIEPRFMGEGLGLSTLSVLGGLLLWGFVFGVGGMFLAVPLTMSIQIALNSNERTKSIATLLSNKIEH; from the coding sequence ATGAAACTTCAAATGTCCCTAATCTCGGCTGCTTGCGTGGTGATAATCATAGCAGGACTTAAAGCTGCTGGCTCGATTATCGTGCCGTTTTTGCTAGCGATTTTTATCACGGTTTTGATTTCGCCACTAATGCTATCTATCCAAAAACTGCGCGTTGGGCGATTGTTTAGCTTTTTGATTGTGGTTTTGGGATTTCTTGGCGTTATGGGATTTATGGGCGATATCGTATTTAAGGCGGTCAGAGAGTTTTCGGCGCAGTTACCAGAGCTGGGGGCGAAATTCAACCAGGTCCTAGGTGGCGCGCAAGAGAGGCTGAATAATTACGGCATTGATTTTGATCTAGCTAGCCTCGGTGCTGAGCCCTCTGAAATGGTATCTCGCGCGACAGCTGTGGCGAAAAAAACAGGCGGAATTGTCAGCACTGGGTTTTTTGTCTTTATTTTGGTCTCTTTCATGGTCTTTGAAAGCTCGGTAATTGATGCGAAAATCAAATATTTTTCCGCTCGCAACCGCGGTATGCATAAATTTATGAAAAAATTTGCCCCAAGCCTGAAAAAATATCTACTTATAAAAACGATTTCAAGCGCCACGACAGGCGCGCTAATCGGGCTTTGTCTGTGGCTACTTGGCGTGCCGTATGCAGCACTTTGGGGGATTGTGGCCTTTATGCTAAATTATATCCCTACAATCGGCTCCATAATCGCCGTTTTTCCGACACTTTTTGTAACCTTGGCGACAATGGATTTAAGCGTGAGTATTTGGGTCGTGGCGATCTATCTTATCATAAATGTCGTCATCGGAAATATCATCGAACCACGCTTCATGGGCGAGGGACTGGGGCTTTCGACACTAAGCGTGCTTGGAGGTCTTCTTCTTTGGGGTTTTGTCTTTGGTGTGGGGGGTATGTTTTTGGCTGTGCCACTTACTATGAGCATACAAATCGCGCTAAATTCGAACGAACGCACGAAATCTATCGCTACGCTTTTAAGCAATAAAATTGAGCATTAA